Proteins encoded within one genomic window of Nitrospina gracilis 3/211:
- a CDS encoding NAD(P)/FAD-dependent oxidoreductase — translation MTEESVMSKTYDAIVIGAGPAGAATALLLQAKGYEVCVVERARFPRDKVCGEFISPAADPILEKLGVLSAIEAAHPIRLRGVAISAYEGEELAIDYPPHEGRAMTSLSLSRLSFDHILFSKMQERGIMILQEHQVDDLVFDAGVVTGITGRDAENKPFTLHARVVVDAGGRNAVSIRRMGLKRGPRLRRGKVALAAHWKNAKLPADYCYMHVSRPGYTGMAPVSDDTVNVVLVVDADRVKGEDINALYRKVVLGNARRREMLMDAEPAEGVRTVDSLAFDVAPLPCGGLVLVGDAMGFIDPFTGEGIYLGLRSAELAAATLDVALQRGDVSRWMLERYAIRRKQEFHKKFVLSRILQKLIYRRGPCRSVVGLLAENPTLAATLVGVIGDYIPAGRVVSVPFLLRLVSAWVRSPAGARSIKLSRHSTLDKRPLPEEG, via the coding sequence ATGACAGAGGAAAGTGTGATGTCGAAAACGTATGATGCGATCGTGATCGGAGCGGGACCCGCCGGCGCCGCCACGGCCCTGCTGTTGCAGGCCAAAGGGTATGAAGTGTGCGTGGTCGAGCGGGCGCGTTTTCCCCGCGATAAGGTGTGCGGCGAGTTCATCAGCCCCGCCGCCGACCCCATCCTAGAAAAATTGGGAGTGCTGTCGGCGATCGAGGCAGCCCACCCTATCCGGTTGCGCGGCGTCGCCATCTCTGCCTACGAAGGCGAGGAGCTTGCCATCGACTATCCGCCGCATGAAGGGCGTGCGATGACGAGCCTGTCGCTGTCGCGTCTGTCGTTCGACCACATCTTGTTTTCGAAAATGCAGGAGCGCGGCATCATGATTTTGCAGGAGCACCAGGTGGACGACCTGGTGTTCGACGCGGGGGTGGTCACCGGCATCACCGGGCGCGATGCGGAGAACAAGCCGTTCACGTTGCATGCGCGGGTGGTGGTCGATGCGGGCGGCAGGAACGCGGTGTCGATCCGCAGGATGGGATTGAAGCGCGGACCCCGACTGCGCCGCGGCAAGGTGGCCCTGGCGGCGCACTGGAAAAACGCGAAGCTTCCCGCCGACTACTGCTACATGCACGTCAGCCGTCCGGGTTACACCGGCATGGCTCCCGTAAGTGACGACACGGTCAACGTGGTGCTGGTGGTCGATGCCGACCGCGTGAAAGGAGAGGACATCAATGCCCTATACCGCAAAGTGGTTTTGGGCAACGCCCGGCGTCGTGAGATGTTGATGGATGCGGAACCGGCCGAAGGCGTGCGCACGGTGGATTCGCTGGCGTTCGACGTCGCACCGCTGCCCTGCGGCGGGTTGGTGCTGGTGGGCGATGCGATGGGTTTCATCGATCCGTTCACCGGCGAGGGCATTTACCTGGGATTGCGCAGCGCGGAACTGGCGGCGGCGACACTGGATGTCGCATTGCAGAGAGGGGATGTGTCCCGCTGGATGCTGGAACGGTATGCCATTCGAAGGAAGCAGGAGTTCCACAAGAAGTTTGTGTTAAGCCGGATTTTACAGAAGTTGATTTACCGCCGCGGACCCTGCCGCAGCGTGGTGGGCCTGCTCGCCGAGAACCCGACTTTGGCGGCGACGCTGGTGGGGGTGATCGGCGATTACATTCCCGCCGGGCGCGTGGTGTCTGTCCCCTTTTTGTTGAGATTGGTCTCAGCATGGGTGCGGTCGCCTGCCGGCGCGCGGTCCATCAAACTCTCACGCCACTCCACGCTCGACAAGCGTCCCCTCCCGGAGGAGGGGTGA
- a CDS encoding YdcH family protein has protein sequence MDIDPEVLEKAKSEIPEFKPLFDEHTRLKHQVEELNKRPYLTPEEELEKKKFQKQKLICKDKLESMLETLEPEAS, from the coding sequence ATGGACATCGATCCGGAAGTCCTTGAAAAAGCCAAAAGTGAAATCCCTGAATTCAAACCCCTGTTTGATGAACACACCCGTCTGAAACACCAGGTCGAGGAACTCAACAAACGTCCTTACCTGACGCCGGAAGAAGAACTGGAAAAGAAAAAATTTCAGAAACAGAAACTGATCTGCAAGGACAAGTTGGAAAGCATGCTGGAGACACTGGAACCGGAAGCCAGTTGA
- the tsaB gene encoding tRNA (adenosine(37)-N6)-threonylcarbamoyltransferase complex dimerization subunit type 1 TsaB yields MRILAIDSSTPQCSVALLQDQNILQELTSQGKPAFSNRLLELVNRVLTDNKVRLEEVDGFAVTTGPGSFTGLRVGISLLKGFVLATEKPFLGVGTFDALAATVETEKVALCAVLDARKKEVYAARFSRGRNQWTRDMEDRVLAPEALCGCIEQPTLFVGPGATVYQNVFREKLGDCFLTEETAQVRSVAAGAALWAATRFERERSYDLNTLKIQYIRKSEAELNYKG; encoded by the coding sequence ATGAGAATTCTGGCAATCGACTCATCGACCCCGCAATGCAGCGTTGCCCTCCTTCAAGACCAAAACATCCTTCAGGAATTGACCTCACAGGGGAAACCCGCGTTTTCCAACCGGCTTCTGGAGCTGGTGAACCGCGTGTTGACCGACAACAAAGTTCGTCTTGAGGAGGTGGACGGTTTTGCCGTGACCACCGGACCAGGATCGTTCACCGGACTGCGGGTCGGTATCAGCCTGTTGAAAGGGTTTGTGCTGGCGACGGAAAAACCGTTTCTGGGTGTCGGCACCTTCGATGCCCTGGCCGCCACCGTAGAAACGGAAAAGGTGGCCCTTTGTGCCGTGCTCGACGCCCGTAAAAAGGAAGTGTACGCCGCCCGTTTTTCCCGCGGGCGAAACCAGTGGACACGTGACATGGAGGACCGGGTTCTGGCCCCGGAAGCACTGTGCGGTTGTATCGAGCAACCCACCCTGTTCGTCGGCCCCGGTGCGACTGTCTATCAGAATGTATTCCGCGAAAAACTGGGCGACTGTTTTCTTACGGAAGAAACGGCACAGGTCCGGAGCGTCGCCGCCGGTGCGGCCCTGTGGGCGGCAACGCGATTTGAACGCGAGCGCTCTTACGATCTCAACACGTTAAAGATTCAATACATCCGCAAATCCGAGGCCGAACTCAATTACAAAGGTTGA
- the rnd gene encoding ribonuclease D — protein MYVTTESGLADLIAQLQDCDQLAIDTEFVREKTYFHRLGLVQLACDGICAAIDPIAIPNLDPLIDLLKRRDILKVFHAGKQDLEILYRLAGEVIEPVFDTQVAAAMIGWGAQISFAKLVKRATGKRLHKNETYSDWCRRPLSPNQIEYALDDVRFLVPVYEKIVAQLKKLNRLDWVQEELKSLTDPEQFELPDPQTQFMRVKNVRTLKPKQMAVLREVAAWREKEARRRDCLAKFIIRDETLLQMARQCPETPRQLQDLRGMNGKEIQNHGDTLVKLIQKGRSIPEDQYPELPEGTSYATTRGVEELLAAYVQIRSEELRIEPHILADRKLIHSFVRFHEQEENLDEHPLFHGWRKHLIGRDLHMILEGEQGLIINKKGRVSLINPQPNPNPS, from the coding sequence ATGTATGTGACCACCGAAAGCGGGTTGGCCGACCTGATCGCTCAACTTCAGGATTGCGACCAACTCGCCATCGATACGGAGTTTGTCCGGGAAAAAACCTATTTCCACCGCCTTGGGCTGGTGCAATTGGCATGCGATGGCATATGCGCCGCCATCGATCCGATTGCCATTCCCAACCTCGATCCGCTCATCGACCTGCTCAAGCGGCGTGATATTTTAAAAGTGTTTCATGCGGGCAAGCAGGATCTGGAGATCCTTTACCGGCTGGCGGGGGAAGTCATCGAACCCGTGTTCGACACGCAGGTCGCGGCGGCCATGATTGGCTGGGGCGCCCAGATTTCATTCGCCAAGCTGGTCAAACGTGCTACCGGCAAACGTCTCCATAAAAATGAAACTTACAGCGACTGGTGCCGGCGTCCCCTGAGCCCCAACCAGATCGAGTACGCCCTGGACGACGTGCGTTTCCTGGTCCCGGTGTACGAGAAGATCGTCGCCCAGCTCAAAAAGCTCAACCGGCTCGACTGGGTGCAGGAAGAGTTGAAATCCCTCACCGACCCAGAGCAGTTCGAACTTCCCGATCCCCAGACCCAGTTCATGCGCGTCAAAAACGTGCGTACCCTCAAGCCGAAACAGATGGCGGTTCTGCGAGAGGTCGCGGCCTGGCGGGAAAAGGAAGCGCGGCGCCGTGATTGCCTCGCCAAGTTCATTATACGGGACGAGACGCTGTTGCAGATGGCCCGGCAGTGCCCGGAAACCCCCCGGCAACTGCAGGACCTGCGTGGCATGAACGGCAAGGAAATCCAGAACCACGGCGACACTCTGGTCAAACTGATCCAGAAGGGGCGCTCCATTCCTGAAGACCAGTATCCCGAATTGCCGGAAGGCACCAGCTACGCCACCACCCGCGGCGTTGAGGAATTACTCGCAGCCTACGTGCAGATCCGTTCCGAGGAGTTGCGCATCGAACCCCATATCCTGGCCGACCGTAAACTGATTCATTCCTTCGTGCGCTTTCATGAACAGGAGGAAAACCTGGACGAGCATCCCCTGTTTCATGGCTGGCGCAAGCACCTCATCGGCCGCGATCTGCATATGATTCTGGAAGGGGAACAGGGGCTCATCATCAACAAGAAGGGCCGCGTGAGCCTCATCAACCCCCAACCCAACCCCAATCCTTCCTGA